ACGCTGTGAAGCACACGCAACCGCTCAGACGTGCTGTGAAACGGCTGGTCACGGAGGAGGCGGAACGGCCCCCAATGACGGAGGCGGACAAGCGATACCTTCAAGACATCTATCACGAGCCGAATCGGAAGATAGAGGGTTGGTTGGGGCAAGACCTCTCACATTGGAAATCGGTCTGACGGCATCTCCCTGTTCGATGGCAAAAAAGACGAGCGTGAAGACTCTCCTGGTCATTTCCCCTCGTTTCCCGCCCATCAATGCAGCGGACATGCATCGGGTGCGGCACAGCCTTCCCCACTTTGAGCAATACGGATGGGAGGCCGAGGTCTGGCGGGTGAACCCGGCCTTTGTGGAGCGCGAGCGGGATCCGTTATTGGTAGAGACACTTCCGGATGCCGTGGACGTCCGTACGGTTGAGGCCCTCAATCCGAAGTGGACGCGGTTCATGGGTCTCGGAAACGTCGCACTTCGCTCTCTGCCCTCTTACGTCTGGCAGGGGTCGAAGCGCCTGGCGCAAGGAGACGTTGACCTCGTGTACTTCTCCACCACGGCGTATCCCGTCACCATTCTGGGCCGCTACTGGAAGCGACGGTTCGGCGTGCCCTACGTGATCGACATGCAGGATCCCTGGCACACCGACTACTACGTCGGGAAACCCAGGGAGGAACAGCCACCGAAGTTCTGGTTCTCCTACCGCCTCAACAAGTACCTGGAACCGGTGGCCATGCGGGGGGTCGACGGGATTGTATCCGTCTCGCAGGGCTACTGCGACACGCTTCAGGGCCGTTACGCCAATGTCACGCCCGAGGTGTGTGCGGTCATCCCGTTCGGGGCGGCAGAGGTGGACTTCGAAGTCATGGAGGAGAGCGGCGTGTCGCAACCCTTCATAGATCCAGACGACGATACGATTGATATCGTATATGCCGGACGGGGGGGGCACGACATGGAAAAAGCCGCCCGCGGCATCTTTGGGGCGTTGCGTCGAGGGCGCGAGGAACACCCGTCCCTCTTTAAACGGGTTCGAATGCACTTCGTGGGCACGTCGTACGCGCCGGCCGGGGAGGGCGAGAAAACCCTCGAGCCCATCGCCGAGCAGTGCGGCGTCGGTGACGCTGTGACGGAGTACACGGACCGAATTCCGTACTTTCAGTCGCTGCGCCTGCTCCGCGACGCGGACCATCTCGTGGTGCCGGGGTCGGACGACCCCGATTACACGGCTTCAAAGCTGTACCCATACATTCTGTCACGGCGTCCGGTCCTGGCTGTCTTCAATCAAAACAGCAGTGTCGTCGACATTCTCCGGGAGACCCGGGCCGGCACGGCCGTGACATTCAACGGCGCGACGACGACCGAAGACCTATCCCGACGGGTGGTCGACGCATGGACCCCGATGCTGGAGCGGTTGCCCTACTCGCCCGGAACCGATTGGAAGGCGTTCCAGCCGTACACGGCCAAGGCTATGACCCGGCGGCAGGTGGAGATCTTCGATCGGGTTGTATCGCAGC
This portion of the Salinibacter grassmerensis genome encodes:
- a CDS encoding glycosyltransferase; its protein translation is MKTLLVISPRFPPINAADMHRVRHSLPHFEQYGWEAEVWRVNPAFVERERDPLLVETLPDAVDVRTVEALNPKWTRFMGLGNVALRSLPSYVWQGSKRLAQGDVDLVYFSTTAYPVTILGRYWKRRFGVPYVIDMQDPWHTDYYVGKPREEQPPKFWFSYRLNKYLEPVAMRGVDGIVSVSQGYCDTLQGRYANVTPEVCAVIPFGAAEVDFEVMEESGVSQPFIDPDDDTIDIVYAGRGGHDMEKAARGIFGALRRGREEHPSLFKRVRMHFVGTSYAPAGEGEKTLEPIAEQCGVGDAVTEYTDRIPYFQSLRLLRDADHLVVPGSDDPDYTASKLYPYILSRRPVLAVFNQNSSVVDILRETRAGTAVTFNGATTTEDLSRRVVDAWTPMLERLPYSPGTDWKAFQPYTAKAMTRRQVEIFDRVVSQQ